One window of Halopelagius longus genomic DNA carries:
- a CDS encoding uracil-DNA glycosylase, with translation MDDVADGEMDGLCVTDCTRCPELVEGRSQIVNGAGPDDADLVFLGEAPGANEDEQGEPFVGRSGSVLDDALRDVGLARPDVRITNCVRCRPPENRDPKVGELENCAAWLERELELVDPELLVTLGKVPSEHVLDRDVAVTKEAGDVVDARIGGRAQRVLVCVHPAATLYDRSQEETFTDTIAKAADLADLTDGAGGQANLGDF, from the coding sequence ATGGACGACGTAGCCGACGGCGAGATGGACGGTCTCTGCGTCACCGACTGCACGCGCTGTCCCGAACTCGTCGAGGGACGGAGCCAAATCGTCAACGGCGCGGGCCCCGACGACGCCGACTTGGTGTTCCTCGGGGAAGCGCCGGGCGCGAACGAGGACGAACAGGGCGAACCGTTCGTCGGACGCTCGGGGAGCGTTCTCGACGACGCCCTCCGCGACGTGGGACTCGCGCGTCCAGACGTCCGCATCACGAACTGCGTGCGGTGTCGCCCGCCGGAGAACCGCGACCCGAAGGTCGGGGAGTTGGAGAACTGCGCCGCGTGGTTGGAACGGGAACTCGAACTCGTCGACCCCGAACTTCTGGTGACGCTGGGGAAGGTGCCCTCCGAACACGTCCTCGACCGAGACGTCGCCGTCACGAAGGAGGCGGGAGACGTGGTGGACGCGCGCATCGGCGGCCGCGCCCAACGCGTCCTCGTCTGCGTCCACCCCGCGGCGACGCTGTACGACCGGAGTCAGGAGGAGACGTTCACCGACACCATCGCGAAGGCCGCCGACCTCGCGGACCTGACGGACGGCGCGGGCGGGCAGGCGAACCTCGGCGACTTCTGA
- a CDS encoding MBL fold metallo-hydrolase produces MEVVTVTEGAEQFTCNAYLVLGERTVLVDVGTMPGVEDVVAEHADELDAVVLTHQHSDHVGELDAVLDEFDAELYAYGEHPRRDGTLEDGDELVAGDETFEVVYTPGHAADHVSLVSDRTLFSGDVVVYNDGAFDDGSFGRTDMAGQSRERLIRSLETLLERMPETVSAMYAGHGDVYRADPDGEEESVREVVERALSRAEQRQPKYPESA; encoded by the coding sequence ATGGAAGTCGTCACAGTCACCGAGGGCGCAGAGCAGTTCACCTGTAACGCGTACCTCGTCCTCGGCGAGCGAACGGTCCTCGTGGACGTCGGGACGATGCCGGGCGTCGAAGACGTCGTCGCCGAACACGCGGACGAACTCGACGCCGTGGTCCTCACGCACCAGCACTCGGACCACGTCGGCGAACTCGACGCCGTCCTCGACGAGTTCGACGCCGAACTGTACGCCTACGGAGAGCACCCCCGACGCGACGGAACGCTCGAAGACGGCGACGAACTGGTCGCGGGCGACGAGACGTTCGAGGTGGTGTACACGCCGGGTCACGCCGCGGACCACGTCTCGTTGGTGAGCGACCGCACCTTGTTCAGCGGCGACGTGGTCGTCTACAACGACGGCGCGTTCGACGACGGGAGTTTCGGGCGGACGGACATGGCCGGCCAGTCGCGCGAACGACTCATCAGGAGCTTAGAGACGCTCCTCGAACGCATGCCCGAGACGGTGTCCGCGATGTACGCGGGCCACGGCGACGTCTACCGCGCGGACCCAGACGGCGAGGAAGAGTCCGTCCGCGAGGTGGTGGAGCGAGCGCTCTCGCGCGCCGAACAGCGTCAGCCGAAGTACCCCGAGTCGGCGTAA
- a CDS encoding preprotein translocase subunit Sec61beta: MSSGQNSGGLMSSAGLVRYFDAEDRNAIRLDPKTIVAFGLLFGVGILVLNAVAI; encoded by the coding sequence ATGAGCAGCGGACAGAACAGCGGCGGCCTGATGTCTAGTGCGGGACTCGTTCGATACTTCGACGCGGAGGACCGCAACGCGATTCGCCTCGACCCCAAGACGATCGTCGCGTTCGGACTCCTCTTCGGCGTCGGGATCCTCGTACTGAACGCCGTCGCCATCTGA
- a CDS encoding 50S ribosomal protein L40e encodes MASFDAAEKRTLEKLICMRCNARNPPRADSCRKCGYKNLRAKSKERRAA; translated from the coding sequence ATGGCTAGTTTCGACGCCGCGGAAAAGCGAACGCTGGAGAAGCTCATCTGCATGCGGTGCAACGCACGCAACCCGCCCCGCGCGGACAGTTGCCGGAAGTGCGGCTACAAGAACCTCCGCGCGAAGTCCAAGGAACGCCGCGCGGCGTAA
- a CDS encoding endonuclease dU produces the protein MTPSPKPGTRALGVAESYRGTDSESSRRSTLCGALVRANRVVDGVVYGSCTVGGTDATNAVCTLFSTLGREDVRYVMLSGVAPAWFNVLDLRRIAEATDRPTLSVSYEESEGLASALREQFSGDELDERLAAYRSLPPRRPVEVNGETVFVRAVGIDAAAAADVVRAFTPEGGRPEPVRVARTAARAARSWREREWDGRDDGHNDGPASPGDHHE, from the coding sequence GTGACGCCGTCGCCGAAACCGGGCACGAGGGCGCTCGGCGTCGCCGAGTCGTACCGCGGCACCGATAGCGAGTCGTCGCGCCGAAGCACGCTCTGCGGCGCACTCGTCCGTGCGAACCGAGTCGTAGACGGGGTCGTCTACGGGTCGTGTACGGTCGGCGGAACGGACGCGACGAACGCCGTTTGCACCCTTTTCTCGACGCTCGGACGCGAAGACGTCCGGTACGTGATGCTCTCAGGCGTCGCCCCGGCGTGGTTCAACGTGCTCGACCTCCGCCGCATCGCGGAGGCGACGGACCGGCCGACGCTCTCGGTCTCCTACGAGGAGAGCGAGGGCCTCGCGTCGGCCCTGCGCGAGCAGTTCTCCGGCGACGAACTCGACGAACGCCTCGCGGCCTACCGGTCGCTCCCGCCGCGGCGGCCCGTCGAGGTGAACGGCGAGACGGTGTTCGTCCGCGCCGTCGGTATCGACGCGGCGGCGGCGGCCGACGTCGTGCGCGCGTTCACGCCCGAGGGCGGGCGGCCCGAACCCGTCCGCGTCGCTCGGACGGCCGCGCGCGCGGCGCGTTCGTGGCGCGAACGGGAGTGGGACGGACGCGACGACGGGCACAACGACGGACCGGCGTCGCCCGGCGACCATCACGAGTAA
- the pdxT gene encoding pyridoxal 5'-phosphate synthase glutaminase subunit PdxT: MLRAGVVAVQGDVSEHADAIRRAAAAHGEDVEVVEIRQSGRVPDCDALLMPGGESTAISRLLAREGIDEEIVEHVERGKPVLATCAGLIVASRDAQDDRVDALSLVDVSVNRNAFGRQVDSFEAPLEVTGLDEPFPAVFIRAPVIDDVGEGVEVLAEWDGKPVAIRDGPVVGTSFHPELTTDSRLHDMVFFEGDVEVGAKASD; the protein is encoded by the coding sequence ATGTTACGAGCCGGCGTCGTCGCCGTCCAAGGCGACGTATCGGAGCACGCAGACGCCATCCGCCGGGCCGCCGCCGCCCACGGCGAGGACGTCGAAGTCGTCGAGATACGCCAGTCCGGCCGCGTCCCCGACTGCGACGCGTTGCTGATGCCGGGCGGGGAGTCGACCGCAATCTCTCGGCTGTTGGCGCGGGAGGGCATCGACGAGGAGATAGTCGAACACGTCGAACGCGGAAAGCCCGTGTTGGCGACGTGTGCGGGCCTCATCGTCGCCTCACGGGACGCACAGGACGACCGGGTGGACGCCCTGTCGCTGGTGGACGTGAGCGTGAACCGCAACGCGTTCGGCCGACAGGTGGACAGTTTCGAGGCCCCCTTGGAGGTGACGGGGTTGGACGAACCGTTCCCCGCCGTGTTCATCCGCGCGCCCGTCATCGACGACGTCGGCGAGGGCGTCGAAGTCCTCGCCGAATGGGACGGTAAACCGGTCGCGATACGCGACGGCCCCGTCGTCGGCACCTCCTTTCACCCCGAACTGACGACCGACAGCCGACTCCACGACATGGTGTTCTTCGAGGGCGACGTGGAAGTCGGGGCGAAAGCCTCCGACTGA
- the npdG gene encoding NADPH-dependent F420 reductase: MRIALLGGTGDIGEALALRWAYHTDHEVVVGSRDPEKAREKADEYETELSSRGRDRKVNGFVNEMAAERARIVVLAVPPYHVADTVEAVADGLEDGDVLVTPAAGMKRGDDGFHYHPPSAGSVTQLVADAAPDGVGVVGAFHNLAAGRLANLDAELGIDTLVVSDDGDAKETVMRLAEEIDGLRALDAGGVANAAEVESVTPLLINVAQNNDGMHDLGVQFR; encoded by the coding sequence ATGCGAATCGCACTCCTCGGTGGGACCGGCGACATCGGCGAGGCACTCGCCCTGCGGTGGGCCTACCACACGGACCACGAAGTCGTCGTCGGCTCTCGGGACCCCGAGAAGGCGCGCGAGAAGGCCGACGAGTACGAGACGGAACTGTCGAGTCGGGGGCGCGACCGGAAGGTCAACGGCTTCGTCAACGAGATGGCCGCCGAACGGGCGAGGATAGTCGTCCTCGCGGTGCCGCCGTACCACGTCGCAGACACCGTCGAAGCCGTCGCGGACGGACTCGAAGACGGCGACGTGTTGGTCACGCCCGCGGCGGGGATGAAACGCGGCGACGACGGCTTCCACTACCACCCGCCGAGTGCGGGCAGCGTCACCCAACTCGTCGCCGACGCCGCGCCCGACGGCGTGGGCGTCGTCGGCGCGTTCCACAACCTCGCGGCGGGACGCCTCGCGAACTTGGACGCCGAACTCGGCATCGACACCCTCGTCGTCTCCGACGACGGAGACGCCAAGGAGACGGTGATGCGTCTCGCAGAGGAGATAGACGGCCTCCGCGCGTTAGACGCCGGCGGCGTCGCCAACGCCGCGGAAGTCGAGTCCGTCACGCCGCTTCTCATCAACGTCGCCCAGAACAACGACGGGATGCACGACTTGGGCGTGCAGTTCCGTTAG
- a CDS encoding thioredoxin family protein — MTVRMLDFYADWCGPCKTQDPILKEIKDDWGDRFELEKVDVDEKQDTANEYQVRSLPTLIVENDDGIVDRFVGVTQREDIEAALEEAGA, encoded by the coding sequence ATGACCGTTCGAATGCTCGATTTCTACGCCGACTGGTGCGGCCCGTGTAAGACGCAGGATCCGATTCTGAAGGAGATAAAGGACGACTGGGGCGACCGATTCGAACTCGAGAAGGTCGACGTCGACGAGAAGCAGGACACCGCAAACGAGTATCAGGTCCGCTCGCTCCCGACGCTCATCGTCGAGAACGACGACGGCATCGTCGACCGGTTCGTCGGCGTCACCCAACGCGAGGACATCGAGGCGGCCCTCGAAGAAGCCGGCGCCTGA
- the hisE gene encoding phosphoribosyl-ATP diphosphatase, whose product MDDDTPTEEVLDELFSTIESRKAELPEDSYTTTLFTHEKGENYALEKLGEEATETILAAKDDDREELLYESADLVYHLLVVLAAHDASLEDLREELKSRF is encoded by the coding sequence ATGGACGACGACACGCCGACCGAGGAGGTACTGGACGAACTCTTCTCGACCATCGAGTCCCGCAAGGCGGAGTTGCCCGAGGACTCCTACACGACGACGCTCTTCACCCACGAGAAAGGCGAAAACTACGCCTTAGAGAAGTTGGGCGAGGAGGCGACGGAGACGATTCTCGCCGCGAAGGACGACGACAGGGAGGAACTGCTGTACGAGAGCGCCGACTTAGTCTACCACCTGCTGGTCGTACTGGCGGCGCACGACGCGTCGCTGGAGGACCTGCGCGAAGAGTTGAAGAGTCGGTTCTAA
- a CDS encoding DUF5786 family protein has product MGFGSYDESEQDNQEYDTDLDDDESVATSTADHEGEVEYEIGASNDELLDRLKEIKEQ; this is encoded by the coding sequence ATGGGATTCGGCAGTTACGACGAATCCGAGCAAGATAACCAGGAGTACGACACCGACCTCGACGACGACGAGAGTGTCGCCACCTCCACGGCCGACCACGAGGGCGAGGTCGAGTACGAAATCGGCGCGTCCAACGACGAACTTCTCGACCGCTTGAAAGAGATAAAAGAGCAGTGA